Proteins co-encoded in one Siniperca chuatsi isolate FFG_IHB_CAS linkage group LG11, ASM2008510v1, whole genome shotgun sequence genomic window:
- the prr18 gene encoding proline-rich protein 18 yields the protein MPFPPISLHQRISSPGRELFGKKKANGVPPQSELTSKSGREKGGSDKEKQSTSWASANLRNLGRKAQQEKSKSSAQKAGAGQETQGKGSWLTVTKPQDSSEGVRRSSSMDSTRHLHGKEEGKKEIQFTLSLTPEAILVIQKRNLEKQMMAKQQKCCASADFRHRRVFPSKKAHGVSKGCAPVAKVESAEQDITAIVKISLLNDQYKYDDVEYEEEDGDVDETVVRKCKEWLKGVENAAALGKVDKLSALPHLKGC from the coding sequence ATGCCTTTTCCGCCCATCAGCCTCCACCAGCGGATCTCCTCTCCTGGCAGGGAACTATTCGGGAAAAAGAAAGCCAACGGAGTGCCTCCTCAGTCTGAGCTCACCAGCAAATCCggcagagagaaaggggggtCCGATAAGGAGAAGCAGTCCACTTCTTGGGCATCGGCGAATTTAAGGAATTTGGGGCGAAAAGCCCAGCAAGAGAAGAGTAAAAGCTCAGCTCAGAAGGCGGGTGCCGGTCAGGAGACCCAGGGAAAGGGCTCCTGGCTGACGGTGACCAAACCTCAGGACTCATCCGAAGGAGTCAGGCGCTCCAGCTCCATGGACTCCACCAGACACCTCCACGGcaaagaggaagggaagaagGAGATTCAGTTTACCCTCAGTCTCACCCCTGAAGCCATTCTTGTCATCCAAAAACGAAATCTAGAAAAGCAGATGATGGCAAAGCAACAGAAGTGTTGCGCCTCCGCGGACTTTCGGCACAGGCGAGTTTTTCCATCCAAAAAGGCGCACGGAGTGTCCAAGGGCTGCGCTCCTGTCGCCAAAGTGGAAAGCGCAGAGCAGGACATCACCGCCATCGTTAAAATATCTCTTTTGAATGATCAATACAAGTACGATGATGTGGAGTATGAAGAAGAGGATGGAGACGTGGATGAGACTGTTGTGAGGAAATGTAAAGAGTGGCTCAAAGGGGTCGAAAACGCCGCTGCTTTGGGAAAAGTCGACAAACTTTCTGCACTCCCGCACCTTAAAGGCTGCTGA
- the sft2d1 gene encoding vesicle transport protein SFT2A, translating into MDKLRRVLSGQEENEELGLTAQVLDASSLSYSTRVKWFVICFAGGILCSILGTALLFLPNGIKLFAVFYTLGNVAALASTCFLMGPLKQLKRMFEPTRLIATIVMLLCLVLTLCAVFWWHKKGLAIIFCILQFLAMTWYSISYIPFARDAVMKCFTTCLS; encoded by the exons ATGGACAAACTTCGTCGTGTGTTAAGCGGCCAAGAGGAAAATGAAGAGTTGGGTCTCACTGCACAG GTCCTTGATGCCAGCTCTCTCAGCTACAGCACCAGGGTGAAATGGTTTGTCATATGCTTCGCTGGAGGCATCCTGTGTTCAATACTC gGTACAGCACTGCTCTTCCTTCCAAACGGAATCAAGCTTTTCGCCGTCTTCTACACACTAGGGAATGTCGCAGCTCTTGCCAG CACCTGCTTCCTTATGGGACCACTAAAACAGCTGAAACGCATGTTTGAACCAACAAGACTGATAGCCACCATTGTTATGCTG CTTTGTCTCGTCTTAACGCTTTGTGCAGTGTTCTGG tggCATAAAAAAGGGCTGGCTATCATTTTCTGTATTCTGCAGTTTTTGGCAATGACATG gtATAGCATCTCTTACATTCCATTTGCCAG GGATGCTGTGATGAAATGCTTCACAACCTGTCTGAGTTAG